Part of the Desulfuromonas sp. genome, CCTCGCCTGATGGTCCAGAAGGGGCTGCCGGCCGGGATTGATATTGGCGCCTTCTACGCCGAGGTCAGCGATTACGATCTTTCAATGGAGGGTGCGCAGATCCAGTGGGCTCTGCTCGAAGGGACCGCCGCCACGCCGGCTCTCGCTCTTCGCGGCAGCTACGCCAAGCTCGATGCGGCCGGCGAGATGGAAGTCAAAACCATGGCGGCCGATATTGTCGTCAGCAAGGGGGTTGCCATGTTGACCCCTTACGCGGGTCTTGGCACTGTCTCCTACGAAGGCGAATACACCGGGAGTAATGCAGGCCTTCAGGCTCTTTTGAGTGACTATGATGATAACGAAACCCGCATCTTCGGCGGGGTGCAGTTTGCCGTTGCTCTGCTCAATATCACCGCTGAATATGAGCAGATGGATGAGCCGGTCTATTCGGTTAAAATGAGTCTCGGCTGGTAATCCTGTCCAAATAAGTCTTTGTGAACGGCTCGCCCGAATTTGGCGGGCCGTTTTTTTGTCTGCTTGTTCCGTTTGTTGCTCTCTGCTAAGCTCAATTCATGTTGCCCGAATCTTTTCTGACACCGTACCACCTTCCGTTCAACCAGACCTGTCTGGCCAGCCGGTTCGAATTCCTGACGCATGACCAGGACCCGGGCGACCGGGGGAGCTGGCTCCTTATTCAGGGAGGTGAACTGGCCCTGTTCGAAGATGGTCAGAACCAGACTTTGCCGGACGGGACATTGCCGCCCGGCATTGATCCGGAAACAGCTCTCTATATCGGCCAGTGGCAGGGGCGGCCCTGCCGGGTTGTCAGCCTTGATCCGGACACCAGGCTGCCGGATCAATATCTGATGCGCGGCTTAACCAGCCAGGTGCCCAAGCTGTCGATCGAGCTGCTCTCCCTCGGCGGTCTGGCCCGACAGATTCTATACTGGGACGCCAACAGTCAATATTGCGGTCGATGCGGCCGGAAACAGAGCTGGCTGCCGGGGGAATGGGGCAAAGTATGCGAGCAATGTGGAACCCATCATTTTCCGCATATCCATCCTTGCATTATCGTTGTTGTTCGACGGGTCGGTGAAATCCTGATGACCCGTAAGGCTGAATGGCCGGAGGGCCGCTACAGTCTGGTTGCCGGTTTCCTCGATATGGGCGAATGCCTGGAAGAGGCGGTTATCCGGGAGGTTAAGGAGGAGACCGGGGTCGAGGTTGAGAATATCCGTTATATCGGCAGCCAGAGCTGGCCCTTTCCGAGCCAGCTGATGTGCGGTTTCGTCGCCGACTATGCCGGCGGCGAGGTTGTCGTCGAGGAAAAGGAGCTGGAAGACGTACGCTGGTTCCCGATCGATGCGCT contains:
- a CDS encoding NAD(+) diphosphatase — its product is MLPESFLTPYHLPFNQTCLASRFEFLTHDQDPGDRGSWLLIQGGELALFEDGQNQTLPDGTLPPGIDPETALYIGQWQGRPCRVVSLDPDTRLPDQYLMRGLTSQVPKLSIELLSLGGLARQILYWDANSQYCGRCGRKQSWLPGEWGKVCEQCGTHHFPHIHPCIIVVVRRVGEILMTRKAEWPEGRYSLVAGFLDMGECLEEAVIREVKEETGVEVENIRYIGSQSWPFPSQLMCGFVADYAGGEVVVEEKELEDVRWFPIDALPNLPPKRSISRYLIDNFKEQG